A region from the Aegilops tauschii subsp. strangulata cultivar AL8/78 chromosome 5, Aet v6.0, whole genome shotgun sequence genome encodes:
- the LOC109735517 gene encoding uncharacterized protein, with protein sequence MSFLRLLPQRLPQFARQVERDVETVINVLQPGPIGIVEHKFTDAEIREAQGTVRSAVQNWRRNWNLERNLATGSIGKSK encoded by the exons ATGTCCTTCCTGAGACTGTTACCTCAAAGGTTGCCCCAGTTTGCTAG GCAGGTGGAGCGAGATGTTGAGACTGTAATCAATGTTCTGCAGCCAGGTCCAATAGGAATTGTGGAGCACAAATTCACCGATGCAGAGATCCGCGAGGCGCAAGGCACAGTAAGGAGCGCAGTCCAGAATTGGCGAAGGAACTGGAATTTGGAGAGAAATCTTGCCACTGGTTCTATTGGTAAATC